A section of the Streptomyces sp. Je 1-369 genome encodes:
- a CDS encoding class I SAM-dependent methyltransferase → MDSIPANRRLWNQISSAYQHKHDPHIGAAPRLWGMYSIPDAHLHALGDVTGKRVLELGCGAGQWSRALAAEGATVVGLDLSEAQLVAATRAMGTDRYPLVQGAAEQLPFADASFDLVFCDFGGLSWAPPHLAVPQSARVLRPGGRLVFNVASPWFEACYDEAAGRVTTTLQQDYFGLNTIAEGDGATSYQLTYGDWVKVLRGAGLIIDDLIEPRPGPGTRNGYNETDPPDWARRWPAELLWVTHKP, encoded by the coding sequence GTGGACAGCATCCCCGCCAACCGGCGCCTCTGGAACCAGATCAGCAGTGCCTACCAGCACAAGCACGACCCGCACATCGGCGCCGCCCCACGGCTGTGGGGCATGTACTCCATCCCCGACGCCCACCTGCACGCCCTGGGCGACGTCACCGGCAAACGCGTCCTCGAACTCGGCTGCGGCGCCGGCCAGTGGTCCAGGGCACTCGCCGCCGAGGGTGCCACCGTGGTCGGGCTCGACCTGTCCGAAGCCCAACTCGTCGCGGCAACCCGCGCGATGGGAACGGACCGCTACCCGCTGGTGCAAGGCGCCGCCGAACAACTTCCCTTCGCCGACGCCAGCTTCGACCTGGTGTTCTGCGACTTCGGCGGGCTCAGCTGGGCACCCCCGCACCTGGCCGTCCCGCAGTCCGCACGCGTCTTGCGCCCGGGCGGGCGCCTGGTGTTCAACGTCGCCAGCCCATGGTTCGAAGCCTGCTACGACGAAGCCGCAGGCCGCGTGACCACGACGCTGCAGCAGGACTACTTCGGGCTGAACACCATCGCCGAAGGCGACGGCGCGACCAGCTATCAGCTCACCTACGGAGACTGGGTCAAGGTCCTGCGCGGCGCGGGTCTCATCATCGACGACCTCATCGAGCCGCGGCCCGGACCCGGAACACGCAACGGCTACAACGAAACCGACCCACCGGACTGGGCACGCCGCTGGCCGGCCGAACTGCTCTGGGTAACCCACAAGCCGTAA
- a CDS encoding S8 family peptidase, whose amino-acid sequence MKFDARVVRRVLAVGASTALLAGFAATSGAVAAPVPPGGGEDRIVGADRPGAVNGSYIVTFKNSVARADIPASAKALAKEHAGSLRYTYTAALRGFAVRMTEGEAKELAADPTVARVEADAVAYAVDTQTNPPSWGLDRVDQRDLPVDKSYTYDTTASGVNAYIVDTGIRMGHRDFGGRAVSGYDFIDDDSNASDCQGHGTHVAGTVGGGAYGVAKGVKLIGVRVLNCQGTSGDTWAPVLAGIDWVTKNAVKPAVANMSIGGGRTQSVNDAVATSISSGVTWVVAAGNNNADSCSYSPSSTPSAITVGATNSRDARATGWSNGQGSNYGSCLDIFAPGDSIVSSSNAGDSASQTMSGTSMASPHVAGAAALLLAAHPTWTPTQVRDQLVTDATSGKVTDPRTGSPNKLLHTGGGDSTPPTGKKFENTDDYPVRDNATGESPLPVTGVTGSAPADLSVTVDIRHTYRGDLKVELVAPDGTVYLLKNYDSNDSADDVRATYRVDASSETADGTWKLRVSDNWANDTGTIGSWALQF is encoded by the coding sequence ATGAAGTTCGATGCTCGCGTCGTCCGGCGCGTACTCGCCGTCGGCGCAAGTACCGCCCTGCTAGCGGGATTTGCCGCGACCTCCGGCGCCGTCGCCGCTCCCGTTCCGCCGGGCGGCGGCGAAGACCGCATCGTCGGGGCGGACCGTCCCGGCGCCGTCAACGGCTCGTACATCGTCACCTTCAAGAACTCGGTCGCCCGCGCCGACATCCCCGCCTCCGCGAAGGCCCTGGCCAAGGAGCACGCGGGAAGCCTGCGCTACACCTACACCGCCGCCTTGCGCGGCTTCGCCGTGCGGATGACGGAAGGCGAGGCCAAGGAACTGGCCGCCGACCCGACGGTGGCCCGCGTGGAGGCCGACGCCGTGGCCTACGCGGTCGACACGCAGACCAACCCGCCCTCCTGGGGCCTGGACCGCGTCGACCAGCGCGACCTGCCGGTCGACAAGAGCTACACGTACGACACGACCGCCTCGGGCGTGAACGCGTACATCGTCGACACCGGAATCCGCATGGGCCACCGCGACTTCGGGGGCCGCGCGGTGAGCGGCTACGACTTCATCGACGACGACTCCAACGCCTCCGACTGCCAGGGCCATGGCACGCACGTCGCCGGGACCGTCGGCGGCGGCGCGTACGGCGTCGCCAAGGGCGTCAAGCTGATCGGCGTGCGCGTGCTGAACTGTCAGGGCACCTCGGGCGACACCTGGGCCCCGGTCCTCGCCGGGATCGACTGGGTCACCAAGAACGCGGTCAAGCCGGCCGTGGCCAACATGAGCATCGGCGGCGGCAGGACCCAGTCCGTCAACGACGCGGTGGCCACCTCCATATCCTCCGGGGTGACCTGGGTCGTGGCGGCCGGGAACAACAACGCCGACTCGTGCTCGTACTCCCCGTCCTCCACCCCGTCGGCCATCACGGTGGGCGCCACCAACAGCCGGGACGCCCGCGCCACCGGCTGGTCCAACGGGCAGGGCTCCAACTACGGCTCCTGCCTGGACATCTTCGCCCCCGGCGACAGCATCGTCTCCTCGTCCAACGCCGGTGACAGCGCCTCGCAGACGATGAGCGGCACCTCCATGGCCTCCCCGCACGTCGCGGGCGCCGCCGCCCTGCTGCTCGCCGCCCACCCGACGTGGACCCCCACCCAGGTCCGCGACCAGCTGGTCACCGACGCCACCTCCGGCAAGGTGACCGACCCGCGTACCGGCTCCCCGAACAAGCTCCTGCACACGGGCGGCGGCGACAGCACCCCGCCCACCGGCAAGAAGTTCGAGAACACCGACGACTACCCGGTTCGCGACAACGCCACCGGCGAATCGCCGCTCCCCGTCACTGGCGTCACCGGCAGCGCCCCCGCCGACCTCTCCGTGACCGTGGACATCCGGCACACCTACCGCGGCGACCTGAAGGTCGAACTCGTCGCGCCCGACGGAACCGTCTACCTCCTGAAGAACTACGACAGCAACGACAGCGCCGACGACGTCCGGGCCACCTACCGCGTCGACGCCTCGAGTGAGACCGCCGACGGCACCTGGAAGCTGCGCGTGAGCGACAACTGGGCCAACGACACCGGGACGATCGGGTCCTGGGCCCTGCAGTTCTGA
- a CDS encoding helix-turn-helix transcriptional regulator, translating into MEAAAAEGGGSVSRAEATRRLRDALRAGPIVAVVRGESGTGVSRLVDEVLAEMEFAGWTQLRGTCREPRTAGVDAPSEVDAAAQVAAAPEVRGGGAPTRPPLSPAADVTHLSSVPPESGTRTSVTAVAALTEPPAEPPVADALAPIADALAGLPCRPGDAGWSLPAVAGIVGLLVPELAEQLPEPPAAAADPASRRAMLPRAVAALLAGLGDAVLVVEDVHHADPATLALLHHLMDVMPPRLRLVVTEDAAPGLPLFGVGLAVRAPVAEIDVRPWTCGETEEFVRRWLYAHRPQYVAELHDLVVLVHEWSGGFLEVAEALLRAAEELLCARVEEGRRDPLAAVVSRKVRDIGSADPPMTLGGTGGTGGTGGTGGTRGNTRRVSDAPHARAKGANGVDAYGTHQEPTTADHIGAMETAPTPATDNAPLPTSDSVLAAVRSVGVPPPLRRDFALRYARLDDDALRIVEAAAVLGRPVPVAVLAEVGDVAPDRAGAAVETCLRRAVLRADGPRPVFRHPLDRRAALARLPGPRLARLSLRAARALHRGGDGPLPLVDLARLYQAAGRVREGVRCLVAAADRAATAGDYSTATSLYTRAVDEDPRADGRIRTAAKLARTAQLARADGRVVAAVRRVLDEDAPPPRLRGEIRLHLSVVLRNQSGGALDSLNEVARAIPDLELTDPQTAARAMAVAAIPSIKGWPVDRHLHWLERCEALDGQVTEPGARAAIAANRATALMLLGDPRAWAAADALRGPAATAMEAAHHARGWTNLAHAATALGYDARAREFLARAAHGLTETSSPYLEGLTQTAQLVLGWHEGRWDGLHAAADRTTRLYAEIPDLTAEAMLVRGLTGLHVLGDVPQARRDLAEAARTTRYDTGVILTAAAAATARVHLEAGRPGQACEAVEETLHRLERTGGWVWAGEVAPTAVEALCGSGQGGRARRLVADFDAATQHLDAPAARAALTMCRALLADADERRDEAVGLWEDAELRWRGLGRPFDAARAAEARGRCLLDVPGAARDVALAAGVIQDVVETYRELGARWDVARCQRLLRRHDIVTTHRRGRLGYGDQLSPREQEVAQLVVQGRANREIAESLVLSTRTVEHHVARIMRKLNVASRTGIALAGRTGEGSFSAGVIRWNQH; encoded by the coding sequence GTGGAGGCGGCTGCCGCCGAGGGCGGCGGTTCCGTCAGCCGGGCCGAGGCGACCCGACGTCTGCGGGACGCGCTGCGTGCGGGTCCGATCGTCGCAGTGGTGCGGGGAGAGTCCGGGACGGGCGTGTCCCGTCTGGTGGACGAGGTCCTTGCTGAGATGGAGTTCGCCGGGTGGACTCAGTTGCGCGGGACGTGCCGGGAGCCGAGAACGGCAGGTGTTGACGCTCCCAGCGAGGTCGACGCAGCCGCGCAGGTGGCTGCGGCGCCCGAAGTTCGGGGTGGCGGCGCGCCGACTCGTCCGCCCCTCTCCCCCGCCGCCGACGTCACGCACCTATCGTCCGTCCCGCCGGAGTCGGGGACGCGCACCTCCGTCACCGCGGTCGCCGCCCTCACAGAACCACCCGCAGAACCACCCGTCGCCGATGCCCTCGCCCCCATAGCGGACGCCCTCGCCGGGCTGCCGTGCCGTCCCGGCGATGCAGGGTGGTCCCTTCCCGCCGTCGCCGGGATCGTGGGACTCCTCGTACCGGAGTTGGCCGAGCAGTTGCCGGAGCCGCCCGCGGCTGCGGCCGACCCCGCGTCACGGCGCGCGATGTTGCCGCGTGCCGTCGCGGCGTTGCTGGCGGGGCTGGGGGACGCCGTCCTGGTCGTGGAGGACGTCCACCACGCCGACCCCGCCACCCTCGCCCTGCTCCACCACCTGATGGACGTGATGCCGCCCCGCCTGCGACTCGTCGTCACCGAGGACGCCGCGCCCGGCCTGCCGCTCTTCGGGGTCGGCTTGGCGGTGCGGGCGCCGGTGGCCGAGATCGACGTCCGGCCCTGGACGTGCGGGGAGACGGAGGAGTTCGTACGCCGGTGGCTGTACGCCCACCGCCCGCAGTACGTCGCGGAGTTGCACGACTTGGTCGTCCTGGTGCACGAGTGGTCAGGCGGCTTCCTGGAGGTCGCCGAGGCCCTGTTGCGGGCCGCCGAAGAGCTGCTGTGTGCGCGGGTGGAGGAGGGCCGACGCGACCCCTTGGCCGCGGTCGTCAGCCGAAAGGTGCGGGACATCGGGAGCGCCGACCCGCCCATGACGCTGGGAGGAACAGGAGGAACAGGAGGAACAGGAGGAACGGGGGGAACGAGGGGAAACACCCGTCGGGTGAGCGACGCACCGCACGCGAGGGCCAAGGGAGCCAACGGTGTAGACGCGTACGGCACACACCAAGAGCCGACCACCGCGGACCACATCGGCGCGATGGAGACAGCGCCGACACCCGCAACCGACAACGCACCGCTGCCGACCTCGGACTCCGTGCTCGCGGCCGTGCGGTCCGTGGGCGTTCCGCCCCCGCTCCGGCGCGACTTCGCACTGCGGTACGCCCGCCTCGACGACGACGCCCTGCGCATCGTCGAGGCGGCGGCCGTGCTCGGCCGCCCCGTGCCGGTCGCCGTGCTCGCCGAGGTGGGCGACGTCGCCCCCGACCGCGCCGGGGCGGCCGTGGAGACGTGCCTGCGAAGGGCCGTGCTGCGGGCCGACGGCCCCCGCCCCGTCTTCCGCCATCCGCTGGACCGCCGCGCGGCGCTGGCGCGCCTGCCCGGGCCCCGGCTGGCCCGGTTGAGTCTGCGCGCCGCGCGGGCCCTGCACCGGGGCGGTGACGGTCCGCTGCCGCTGGTCGACCTCGCCCGGCTGTACCAGGCGGCCGGGCGCGTACGCGAGGGGGTGCGCTGCCTCGTCGCCGCGGCCGACCGGGCTGCCACGGCCGGCGACTACTCCACCGCGACCAGCCTCTACACACGCGCCGTCGACGAGGACCCGCGCGCCGACGGCCGCATCCGCACCGCCGCGAAACTCGCGCGCACGGCCCAACTCGCCCGCGCCGACGGACGCGTGGTCGCCGCGGTACGGCGCGTACTCGACGAGGACGCCCCGCCGCCCCGGCTGCGCGGCGAGATCCGACTGCACCTGAGCGTCGTGCTCCGCAACCAGAGCGGAGGGGCGCTGGACAGCCTCAACGAGGTGGCCCGTGCCATACCCGACCTCGAGCTGACGGACCCGCAGACCGCCGCACGCGCCATGGCGGTTGCCGCCATCCCGTCCATCAAGGGCTGGCCCGTCGACCGTCATCTGCACTGGCTGGAGCGGTGCGAGGCACTCGACGGCCAGGTCACGGAGCCGGGTGCCCGCGCCGCCATCGCCGCGAACCGCGCGACCGCCCTGATGTTGCTCGGCGATCCCCGCGCCTGGGCCGCCGCGGACGCACTGCGCGGTCCGGCCGCGACCGCCATGGAAGCCGCGCACCACGCGCGCGGCTGGACCAATCTGGCGCACGCGGCCACCGCACTCGGATACGACGCGCGGGCCCGCGAATTCCTCGCGCGGGCCGCCCACGGCCTCACCGAGACCAGCAGCCCGTACCTGGAAGGGCTCACACAGACCGCCCAACTGGTCCTCGGCTGGCACGAGGGGCGCTGGGACGGCCTGCACGCCGCGGCCGATCGCACCACCCGGCTCTACGCGGAGATACCCGACCTCACCGCCGAGGCCATGCTGGTCCGCGGGCTGACCGGGCTGCACGTCCTCGGCGACGTCCCGCAAGCCCGACGCGACCTGGCGGAGGCGGCCCGTACCACCCGTTACGACACCGGCGTCATCCTCACCGCCGCTGCCGCCGCCACCGCCCGCGTCCATCTGGAGGCGGGACGCCCCGGCCAGGCGTGCGAGGCGGTGGAGGAGACCTTGCACCGCCTGGAGCGCACCGGCGGCTGGGTATGGGCGGGCGAGGTGGCGCCCACCGCGGTGGAGGCGCTGTGCGGCAGCGGGCAGGGCGGGCGGGCCCGGCGGCTCGTCGCCGACTTCGACGCGGCGACGCAGCATCTGGACGCGCCCGCGGCCCGCGCCGCGCTGACCATGTGCCGGGCGCTGCTCGCCGACGCCGACGAGCGGCGGGACGAGGCCGTCGGCCTGTGGGAGGACGCGGAGCTGCGGTGGCGCGGGCTGGGTCGGCCCTTCGACGCCGCGAGGGCGGCCGAGGCTCGTGGGCGCTGCCTGCTCGACGTGCCCGGCGCGGCGCGCGACGTCGCTCTGGCGGCCGGTGTCATCCAGGACGTCGTCGAGACCTACCGCGAACTGGGCGCGCGCTGGGACGTCGCGCGCTGTCAGCGGTTGCTGCGCCGCCACGACATCGTCACCACCCACCGCCGCGGCCGCCTCGGGTACGGCGATCAGCTCTCGCCCCGCGAGCAGGAGGTGGCTCAACTCGTCGTGCAGGGGCGGGCGAACCGGGAGATCGCCGAAAGCCTGGTGCTGTCGACCCGAACCGTCGAGCACCATGTGGCACGCATCATGCGGAAGTTGAACGTCGCGTCCCGGACCGGCATCGCCCTGGCCGGTCGTACGGGCGAGGGCAGCTTCTCTGCAGGAGTCATACGCTGGAACCAGCACTAG
- a CDS encoding transposase, which yields MPRGKKLGRPPTWTRRQLIDGIRFRTRAGVPWRDVPERYGPWARVYDLFRRRQRVGTWQQIFAELQAQADAEKLITWDLSIDSTVCRAHRHAAGARKKGTCRRNRPAVSPSSRTATASAARAAA from the coding sequence TTGCCCAGAGGTAAGAAGTTGGGCCGTCCGCCGACATGGACCAGGCGGCAGCTGATCGACGGCATACGGTTCCGCACCCGCGCCGGCGTACCGTGGCGGGACGTACCGGAGCGGTACGGACCCTGGGCCCGGGTGTACGACCTCTTCCGCCGCCGGCAGCGGGTCGGGACCTGGCAGCAGATCTTTGCGGAGCTGCAGGCCCAGGCCGACGCCGAGAAGCTCATCACCTGGGACCTCAGCATCGACTCCACCGTGTGCCGGGCCCACCGGCACGCCGCAGGAGCACGGAAAAAGGGGACCTGCAGAAGGAACCGTCCGGCGGTGTCGCCGTCGAGCCGGACGGCCACGGCCTCGGCCGCTCGCGCGGCGGCCTGA
- a CDS encoding transposase, whose product MAVAQGQKPMSIVITAGQRGDSPQFEPVLKKVCVARPGAGRPRTRPDRVRADKAYASRKNRAYLIFRVSLRKTSQRGQTHYGEHRTRCLQGL is encoded by the coding sequence CTGGCCGTCGCGCAGGGCCAGAAGCCGATGTCCATCGTGATCACCGCTGGACAGCGCGGTGACTCCCCGCAGTTCGAGCCCGTCCTGAAGAAGGTCTGTGTCGCCCGCCCGGGGGCCGGGCGTCCGCGGACCCGGCCCGACCGGGTCCGCGCCGACAAGGCATACGCCTCCCGCAAGAACCGCGCCTACCTGATCTTTCGTGTGAGCCTCAGGAAGACATCGCAGCGCGGTCAGACTCACTACGGAGAACACAGAACTCGTTGCCTTCAGGGTCTGTGA
- a CDS encoding VOC family protein, with protein sequence MVSVLQNVAIDCADAYELARFWSEVTGCPLHPEDKPGDPEIDVMLPEGPLLHFNQVPEPKTVKNRVHLCLRPKTSREEEVKRLLSLGAVLVADRREPDGAGWAVLTDPEGNEFCVLRSESDRAAMSS encoded by the coding sequence ATGGTTTCGGTGTTGCAGAACGTGGCGATCGACTGTGCAGATGCCTATGAGCTGGCTCGTTTCTGGAGCGAGGTGACCGGTTGTCCCCTGCATCCAGAGGACAAGCCGGGCGATCCGGAGATTGACGTGATGTTGCCGGAGGGCCCACTGCTGCACTTCAACCAGGTGCCGGAGCCGAAAACAGTCAAGAACCGGGTCCACCTGTGCCTGCGCCCGAAGACCTCGCGCGAGGAGGAAGTCAAACGGCTGCTGAGCCTCGGAGCCGTCCTCGTCGCCGATCGCCGAGAACCCGATGGCGCGGGCTGGGCCGTCCTCACAGACCCTGAAGGCAACGAGTTCTGTGTTCTCCGTAGTGAGTCTGACCGCGCTGCGATGTCTTCCTGA
- a CDS encoding DUF4344 domain-containing metallopeptidase → MEAEFLRERRVLEEVRRSLAEQVRLPGGVRMTARSCKDAEAEYDPETGQIVVCYEFVAETRELLGGEVRSDLDERVEGALRETLYHEGAHALIDKWELPFVGREEDVADQFAAHQLIRQGARGQRHLAAVADTYRLYAADDDPSDIDFSDEHSPDAARAANYRCWLYGARPKIHERLVDGTILTRDRSEGCEEEWEALRRGWEHLLKPHRARSGTS, encoded by the coding sequence GTGGAGGCTGAGTTCCTGCGCGAGCGGCGCGTCCTGGAAGAGGTGCGAAGGTCGCTGGCCGAGCAGGTGCGGCTGCCCGGAGGCGTGAGGATGACGGCCAGATCCTGCAAGGACGCCGAGGCCGAGTACGACCCGGAGACGGGGCAGATCGTCGTCTGCTACGAGTTCGTCGCCGAGACGCGCGAATTGCTCGGCGGCGAAGTCCGGTCGGATCTCGACGAGCGGGTCGAGGGTGCGCTGCGCGAGACGCTGTACCACGAGGGCGCGCACGCGCTGATCGACAAGTGGGAACTGCCTTTCGTCGGGCGGGAGGAGGATGTGGCCGATCAGTTCGCCGCGCACCAGCTCATACGGCAGGGCGCGCGCGGGCAGCGGCATCTCGCCGCCGTGGCCGACACCTACCGGCTGTACGCGGCGGACGACGACCCCTCGGACATCGACTTCTCCGACGAGCACTCCCCGGATGCGGCCCGCGCCGCCAACTATCGGTGCTGGCTGTACGGGGCCCGCCCCAAGATCCACGAGCGCCTGGTCGACGGCACGATCCTCACCCGGGATCGGAGTGAAGGGTGCGAAGAAGAATGGGAGGCGCTCCGGCGCGGCTGGGAGCACTTGTTGAAGCCCCACCGGGCGAGGAGTGGAACGTCGTGA
- a CDS encoding TetR/AcrR family transcriptional regulator: protein MTVWDRQEPPPRPVPLDRERIVAAAVALADEGGLEAVSLRKVAARLNAGPMRLYGYISTKEELLDLMVDAVQAEILPEELPGDWRAALRDLANGTRRTALRHEWLADLLGGRPAFGPNGLAVADATLAALDGLADIDTVMRAVETVSSYFTGAIRREIANLRAERATGLSKHEWQRASGPYLTKMLATGRYPTLTKAVYDGTDMDAEASFATGLDWVLDAVSTKLTGS, encoded by the coding sequence GGCCGCCGTCGCGCTGGCCGACGAGGGCGGCCTGGAAGCGGTGTCGTTGCGCAAGGTCGCCGCCCGGCTGAACGCCGGCCCGATGCGGCTGTACGGATACATCTCCACCAAGGAAGAGCTGCTCGACCTCATGGTGGATGCGGTCCAGGCCGAGATCCTCCCCGAGGAGCTGCCCGGTGACTGGCGTGCGGCGCTGCGTGACCTCGCCAACGGCACCCGGCGGACCGCGCTCCGGCACGAGTGGTTGGCCGACCTGCTCGGCGGCCGCCCGGCCTTCGGCCCGAACGGCCTCGCCGTGGCCGATGCGACACTGGCCGCACTCGATGGCCTCGCTGACATCGATACCGTCATGCGCGCCGTGGAGACAGTCAGCTCCTACTTCACCGGCGCGATCAGGCGCGAGATCGCGAACCTACGGGCCGAGCGCGCCACGGGCCTGTCCAAGCACGAGTGGCAGCGCGCCTCTGGCCCGTACCTCACGAAAATGTTGGCCACGGGCCGCTACCCGACACTGACCAAGGCCGTGTACGACGGCACGGACATGGACGCCGAAGCATCCTTCGCGACCGGCCTGGACTGGGTCCTCGACGCCGTGTCCACCAAACTCACCGGGTCCTGA